The window TCGACTGGCTGGTCAAAAAGGCTCGGATGCTACCGCATCTCGCCCTCTTAACCAACATTACTCAAAATTGCACTTCATCCTTGAATCCGCCTTTTGATATAAATCAGGCTATCGCCATTATTTTGCATTGTCTGCTGATACACCACAGCGAGTCAAATCAGCGCTTTTACTGGCTTTCTAATTCGCAACAGAAACAAAATACTGCATACAACCGATCGCAGTTTGAGGAAAAAATATATGCATGTCACGATAGTTCACATCCATGTCAAAATGGCTCACCTTGAAGAATTTATCGCTGCCACGCAAGAAAATCACCTGGCTTCGATTAAAGAACCTGAAAACCTGCGGTTTGATGTATTGCAATTACCGGAAGAACTCGCACGCTTTGTACTGTATGAAGCGTATGAAACTGCCAATGGTGCCGCAGCTCATAAGCTGACACCCCATTATCTGAAATGGCGTGACACAGTAACCGACTGGATGGCAGAACCACGACAAGGGATCACTTACCTTGGGCTGCTTCCTTCAAAGGAAAATCAATGACCAATCCCGCGTTCTCTATTTCACGACTGCCACGGATAGAATTTGGTTCAGGCTGTTTCAAAAAAATCCCTGCTTTGCTCGGCGATTTTGGCAAGCATGTATTGATCGTTACTGGAGATCGCTCTTTCCGAGAAACGCCCCATTGGACATGGTTAAGTGAGAATCTGAAACAACAGAATTTCACATGGGATTCGCTGACGGTTTCTGGTGAACCTTCCCCCCAATTGGTGGATGATGCCGTAGCCCGTTTCAAGAACGTGAATATTGATGTGGTACTCGGCATAGGTGGCGGCAGTGTACTGGATGCTGCCAAAGCGATTGCCGGCTTGCTTATCCCTGGCAGCTCAGTGATGGATCATCTGGAAGGGGTTGGGCCAGAACTGCCTTACAATGGCCCCTCTACGCCGTTTATTGCTGTTCCGACCACTGCCGGGACAGGCTCAGAGGCCACTAAAAATGCGGTACTCAGCATTCAAGGCAGTACGGGTTTCAAAAAATCCTTTCGCGACGAACTATTGGTACCACAGTATGCCGTGGTTGATCCGGATCTACTCTCCAGCTGCCCACCCGAACTGATAGCAGCGAACGGAATGGATGCTTTCACTCAGCTGCTGGAATCTTATGTTTCAAGCAAAGCTAACCACTTTACTGATGCGCTGGCATTAAGCGGTCTGAATGCTGTTCGCGATGGCCTGCTTCCCTGGTTTCATAACCCGGAAGACAGCAATGGGCGAGAACGAATGGCGTACGCTGCAATGCTTTCAGGCATTACTCTAGCGCAGGTGGGACTAGGGTCAGTCCACGGACTGGCTTCTCCGCTTGGTGCATTTTTCCCCATCCCCCACGGTGTGGTATGCGGCACACTGGTTGCGACCGCTACCGAGATCAACATTATCGCCATGACCCAACGCGAGCCAGCCAACCCGGCACTCTTCAAGTATGCTGAAATCGGTCGGCTGCTCTCAGGAAAAACTGAAAATGAGATGAACAACGCCAGCGCGCTCATAGACCTGGTAAAATTACTTGACGATTGGACTGAACAACTATGCCTTCCTCGTTTAAGCAACTACGGCATCAATGAAAGTGATTTCCCGCACATAGTTAAGAATAGCCGTGGCAGCAGCATGAAAACCAACCCAATTGTGCTTGAGGATACCGAAATATCAGCCATACTCTCCCGCAGAATTTAACCTTTAGTTTTTATCCATTAAAGGTTAAAAAAGATTCATCATTGACACCCCTTATTTAGACCATAATCGCCATTGCATAGACTTTAATTCTGTGATAGGGTAACTATAACGTAACAAAAATCCGTTACGTTTAACCGTCAGTTATCTGAAGGTTGTAATACCTAAACAGGGCAAACCCATCGAAAGGTGGGGACGCAAAGTTTCCGGTCTAAGGGATGATAAAAGTCCTACGATAGCGGAATTGCTAGGTGGTTGAATGAGTGATTTCTCGACTATACTCTTTCGGCACGGTAACACCTTCAATTCTCTTCAAGCATACCGGATCGCCACTGGCACTTTGTTACCCCCCGCTCCCTTTGGATTGCATCGAATTGGAACAATTGGTGACTTAAGTTTTTAGCAAACCATCCGCTATAATTACAAAGTTCACCTAAGCTGGGAGCAGAATCATGAAAACCGCTTCGAATCAGAACGTCGTGCATATAAATAAGTTTGAAAAATCACGTATTTCAAGCTCGTCTACCACACAATTTCTGAACGATAGCCGGGATATGGCCGCCTCAAAACTGGTCAATGCCCTGTCTGACATGCTTGGAAAAGCTGTCGACGAGTTTTTCTTGCTTTCCGAAACCAATACTGGATTCGAGATGCGCAACCTTTACATGGAAGCGATGACGCTTGCCCGTGACAAGCGTGCCATCCTTGAATCTGCATTTAAACAGCAATTTCTCCAAAGCTTTGCCAAAGAAACACGCAAAGATAAAAACGCCTCATTTTCAGCATCTGCGTCCCTTGAATCTGATTTTAGTTTGGTAGATCCCGACGAACTGGAAGAATCCCTTGCTGCGATCAACATTGCGAACAACATCCACGGCACCTGCGCTGAAGCGCTGTTTGGCATAGAAAAACGTATCGGCATTTTGTTACATGACCCGGAACTTTCAAACCATAACAACCCAATTGGACCGGAAGTCATTGGTGCAGCCTTTATGGAAGCACTTAAAGACTGGAATTGCGACGTCAAAGTTAAGCTCTTACTGGTAAGGCTGTTCAATAAATATATGCCTGACCAGTTAAAAGACATGTATCAGGAAATAAACCAGCATCTGGTGGAAAAAGGCGTCCTGCCAAAAATTCGTGTTGGAATGAAAAAACAGGCTTCTTCAGCGTCAGCATCCGGCATGACTCTTCCTGCCGGTGGCATTGCTGCTGGTCAGCCTGTCGTCGGTGGAAACGAGCTATTTGCAACCCTGCAACAATTATTGACATTGGGTGGCGGAGGGATGGGCATTTCACAGCCAGGTGTAGCCGGTGGTTTTACGGGCGGGGTTGCAGGTAATGGTAGTGCTATAGGTAGCAGCGCTGGCGGGATAGCAGGTATCCCGGCACAAATTGGTAGTGGCGTAATGGAGGCACTTAACAAGCTCCAGCACGGTCAGATAGAAGGGTTTGTCTCTAACGGTGGCGCCCTGGATGCTGCCGCATTCACTGGTGGGCGAACCAATGTATTGCGGGAAATCAAGTCTTCCAGTGTAGCGAATACGTTGGGGCATGTTGATTCCATGACGCTCGACATCGTGGCCATGTTATTCGATTACATTCTGGATGATCGGAATATCCCAGATGCCATCAAGGCTTTGATCGGCCGCTTGCAGATCCCCATGCTGAAAGTAGCCATGATGGATAAAACCTTCTTCTCGCAGAAATCCCATCCCGCAAGAAAGTTTCTGGACACGCTGGCCGGTGCAGCAATTGGTTGGGATGAAGCGGAAGGCCATCAAGGGGGGTTGTACAAGCTAGTTGATAGCCTGGTGCAAAAAGTGCTGAATGAATTTGAAGATGAAGTGGGTATTTTTGTCGAAGTTGAAGAAGAACTGGAGCAGTTTCTTGCGGCTGAAAAACACCAGGCAGATGAACTAACTGGTCGCAGTGCCCAAGTCATTCATCATCAGGAAAGAGAAGAGATTGCCAAAATCATGGCACATGATGAAGTGCGTCGCCGTATCCATGCTCAGCATTTACCAGAGGTCATTCGCAACTTTCTGACCGGCTATTGGAAACCCCTCCTCACATCGGCTTACATTCAGACGGGAGAAGATGGGGTTCGCTGGAACAATGCCATTGATACAATGGACAACCTTGTCTGGAGCGTAACCTCTAAACCCGCTCCTGAGGATCGCAAAAAACTTGTCAGCTTATTACCCGGATTATTGAAACGCCTTCAGGATGGTATGGAAACAGCCGGCATGCCTGAAGAGGAGCGTAATGCCTTTTTTTCTACGTTGGTCAGATGCCATGCTGATGCGGTTAAATCAGGATTGCAGACCACAGCAGAAGCTTCCGCAGCTGAAGAATTTAACGCAAGTGAACTGGATTTACCTGACGATTTTGCGCTGGATTTATCATCCGATGCAGAAGCACACATGGATTTTGAGGAGATTGCGCTACCTGCTACCCCCCTCGAACCAGATTTTAATCTCCTGCAGGAAATCAGTAATATTGCTGACGAACATACAGTAAACAAAACTAACGAACTTACTCTGAGTGATGACAATTGGCAAGCAGACCCAGAAGTTGAAGGGGATGACTACACCGCCATGGTCAGTCGCTTAAAACGCGGCACCTGGATCGAATTTTTACAAACAGACGGCACTAGCACACGTGCCAAGCTCGCCTGGGTCAGCCCGATGAAAGGGCTCTATCTCTTTACCAACCGATTGGGAGAGCGTGCAGTTTCCATTACACCATCTGGATTGGAGATGAAATTCCGTGATGGGCTGGCAGAAATCATTAACGATGACAACCTTGTCGATCGGGCTGTAAGCAACCTGCTTGACCGGTTAAATCAACCAGTTTCAGCAATAGAATAATTTTGTGTGATCTTTATACTTTATCCAAATGAATATGGGGTGAGAAGAGCGAGTCTGAGACTGATTCATACCTGAGATGACTATGCATGTTTACTAATCTGCGCGATACTTGCATGCTAAAATGAAATCTACATTTAGCCGGAAGATAATTGCATGCTGGAAAAGTACCTGAAGTTTCTAAAAAGTGACAAATCGGCTCCTGTTAAAAAGCAGGAAAAACCTATCGAAAATGTTGCCACAGAGAAAGACAAAGCACCGCTTATTCCTCCACTGAACCCGCCAGTTCAAGTAGGCAGAAAGATTGTGGACACACAGGATGTCTCGCCTGAAACAATCGTGACAGATGTCATGGAGATAGAAACCAATGGTGAACGTGCTCAAGGCAGCCAAACACTCCAACGATTTTTAGGGCATCAACCCATACTGGACGCATCCCATCGCGTAATCGGTTACGAGCTAAAACTTCAGAACAAGCGCGCACTCCCTCCCACTGACGCAGCAAATACCATCCAGAAAATGCAGGATGAGATGCTGATAATCAGCGTGATTGATCTGGATTTCCAGAAGGCACTGGGAAACAAACTCACCTTTATCAATCTTTCACCCGCTACGCTGTTCAATCCGCTCATAGAACAACTTCCAAAAGAAAAGGTATGCGTAGCGATTCATCTTGAACCCGGTGCTCCGCAACCACTCTTTGAACGCTGCCAGGAATTGGTGAAGCAGGGCATTCCACTTGCACTGGAAGATTTCGAGTATGTTCCGCAACTGGATGCATTTTTGAAGCTCAGTAAATATGTGCGAATTGACACTCGGCAGTACGATGCGCTAATGCTAAGCGAACAAATAGGAAAAATGAAGAAAGTGGCTTCCCCTTTGTTTATTGCCAAAAATGTTGAAACGAATGATGCCTTTGACGCATATAAAAACCTCTCATTTAATTCATTCCAGGGGTATTACTTCACCAAACTGCAGCCAGATTCTCCACAACGTCTGGATAGCAATCGCATTCGCGTGATGGAAATGCTCAACATGGTCATGAACCATGCTGAAATCAGCGAACTGGAGCAGAAAGTCAAACTGGATGCCGCACTTTCCGTCAAGCTGCTTAAATACATCAATTGCCCGGCAAACGGCCTGCAGCAAACCATTCGCTCTATTGGCCATGCACTGGTTCTACTCGGATATGACCAGCTATACCGCTGGCTCACATTACTGATGTTTACGACAGGGAAAGCTGATGAGCGCAGCCGTGCGCTGCTCAAAAGCGCATTGATACGTGCGCGCTTTACTGAAACACTTGGGCAAAGAAAATTACCACCGAAAGATCATGGCGGACTGTTTATTGTCGGCATTTTCTCAGTGCTGGATGCCTTGCTCAACGCGCCGATGGAACAGGCTATGTCGAAACTCAATTTACCCACGCCAGTTGTCGATGCGATTATGAATCGCCAGGGTATTTATGCACCGTATTTACAGCTTGCCATTGCCTGTGAAAACTTTGACCAGGAAGCAATAGAACAACAGGCCGAAGCTTGTGGTTTCAGTGCAGACGAAGTTAACCTTGTTCATGTCAAATCACTGATTTGGGCTGAAGAATTAGAAAACTAAAATTCAAACAAGCAGTTCTTAAGGGGAAATAAATGGGGATGTTCGGACTCATTACGCTTACAATCATCGTTATTGTTGGCGTATATGCGATCATTGCATATAACAGCTTAGTCATGCTTAAACATAATGTCAGCAAAGCCTGGGCTAACATTGATATTCTTTTGAAACAGCGGCACGACGAATTACCCAAACTCGTAGAAACCTGCAAGCAATACATGAAGTTTGAGCAGGAAACACTGGAAAAAGTCATGCAGGCGCGCTCACAAGTATCACAGGCACGCGAAAAACAGGATATTGGCGCGCTGGGTGCAGCTGAAAACACGCTTAGACTTGGTTTGGGTAATTTATTTGCCGTAGCCGAAGCCTACCCGGACTTGAAAACCAATGAAACGTTTCAGCACTTGCAGGCTCGTATAAGCGGGCTGGAAAACGCTATCGCTGATCGGCGTGAATTTTATAATGAAAGCGTCAACGTTAACAATGTGCGTATTGAACAGTTTCCCGATCTGATTATTGCGCGCATTTTCAATTTTCAGCCATTCGACTTGCTGGAATTTCAGGCTGAAGAACTGGCTGATGTAAACGTCAAACAGCTTTTCAGCTAACCAAGCTTCAAGCTATTCGGCATGCCGTCGTTGTCCGAACTGCGTTTGCATTACGCAAATTTTCTTGCCTCCGGTTTTAACCTTGCACTGCTTTTCATTGGCGTCAAAATGGGAACCCGGACAGGCTGGGTTATCTCATTCGCATTAATTGCGCTCACCAGCTTTATTGCATGGGTTGGCAATCTGCGGCGTTATCGGATGGTAGGCGACACACCCACATCCAAAATTGCATCAGCTGCTCAAGGTTACGTGGAGTTTTTTGGCCGCGGTGAACAACATGACGGATACACCCTGACCAGCAAGCTGACCGGCCTGCCCTGTTTATGGTTTCGGTACATTATTGAACAAAGGGATAATGACAACAACTGGAAGACTGCGGATAGCGGCATGAGCAGCGACACGTTTATACTCAACGATCGTAGCGGAAAATGTGCAGTTGACCCTGACCATGCTGAAATCATCACCACCCACAAACAAGTTTGGCATAAAGGGACATACCGCCATACAGAGTGGCTTTTACTAGCACAGGAACCACTCTACGCAATTGGCGAACACATCACTTTAGGTGGCGCAAACTCTGAGCTCAGTTTAAAAGCGGACGTAAATGAACTGCTTGCGGAATGGAAAAAAGACAAAGCAAACCTGCTACAAAGATTTGATCTGAACAAAGACGGTGAAATTGACCTTCAGGAGTGGGAATTAGCTCGTAACCAAGCCCGGCGGGAAGTAGAAAAACAGCACATGGAACTCCGCCTCAAAGATGGCGTACACGTCATGCGTAAACCCCGAGATGGCAGGCTGTTCCTTATTTCCAATCAGCCACCGGAAAAACTGATTCGCACCTATGCCATCTGGGCATGGCTGCATCTTGTACTTTTCATTAGCGCAATTGGCGGGTGCATCTACATCACTGTTTAAACAGTAGTTGTCATTCCACTTTGCATTTGAATAACAAACAGATTACTTCACCTCCAACTCTTCCCAACGCGCCAGTGCCAGCAGCATCTCTTCATCAATTTCAGCAAAACGAGCTTGCAACGCTTTAACTTCATCTGGCTGAGTCTGATACAAGCTAGTATCGGCCAATTTTTCAGTTATAGCTGCCTGTTCTTTTTCTAAAGCCTGGATTTGCTGGGGCAATGCTTCCAGTTCGCGGCTTTCCTTATAGCTTAACTTGGCACGGGCCGCCGGTTTAGCCTCTACTGGTTTTTGCTTGACGGCAGGGGTTTCAGTTTTTTTTGCACTGGAAGCTGTTTGCGCTTTTTTATAACGCACCCAGTCATCATACCCACCCACATATTCCTGCAACTTGCCATCGCCCTCAAATGCCACCACCTGGGTTACAACGTTATCGAGAAATGTCCGGTCATGACTCACCAGCAAAACAGTACCTGTGTATTCCTGCAATAATGCTTCAAGCAATTCAAGCGTTTCAATATCCAGATCATTGGTTGGCTCATCAAGCACCAGCACGTTTGCGGGACGGGTAAACAGGCGTGCCAGCAATAGACGATTGCGTTCGCCACCGCTTAATGATTTTACCGGGGAGCGCGCACGTTGCGGGGCAAACAGAAAATCTTCCAGATAACTGATGACATGCTTACGTTCGCCGTTAATCTCTACAAAATCACTACCCTGGCTAATAGTATCAATCACGGTTGCTTCATCATCCAGTTGTTCGCGGAACTGGTCAAAATAGGCCACGGACAGTTTAGTACCCAGCGTGACTACACCCTGATCAGGTTCAAGCTGCCCTAAGATCATCTTGAGCAATGTACTTTTACCCGCCCCATTCGGGCCAATCAGGCCGATTTTATCGCCACGCATAATGCGACAAGAAAAATCACTGATCACGGTCTTATGATCGTAGGATTTACTGACGTGTTCCAGTTCTGCAACCAATTTTCCGGAACGTTCACCCGCTTCCACATTCAGATTGACATTACCAGACTGCTCACGACGCTGTGCGCGTTCGCGACGCAGCGCTTCCAACCTGCGCACCCGACCTTCGTTGCGTGTTCCCCGCGCCTTGATACCTTGGCGAATCCAGACTTCTTCCTGCGCCAAAACCTTATCAAATTTGTCGTTATGAACCGCTTCAATTTCCAGCAACTCGGCTTTCTTGATTTGATATGCAGAGAAATTGCCGTCAAATCCGGTTAACTTGCCGCGATCAAGCTCAACAATCCTGTTTGCCACGTTATCCAGAAAACGTCGGTCATGGGTAATAAACAGCAAACTGCCTTTAAATTCCCGCATCAAACCTTCCAGCCATTCAATTGCGGATAAATCCAAGTGGTTGGTCGGCTCATCCAGCAGCAAAACTTCCGGCTCCATTACCAAAGCCCGGGCCAGCGCCACACGCTTACGCAAACCTCCGGAAAGTTCACTTATTTTCGAGTCTTCCGGCAAACTCAACCGGCTTAAAGTCGTATCCACCCTTGCCTGCACCTGCCAGCCATCCAGCGCTTCCAGTTCAACCTGCAGATCATGCATACGTGCCATAAGGGCATCGATGTCCGCATCCGGGTCACCCATGGAGTGAGTAACCTCATGGTATTCCAGCATCAACTTGCTCACATTACCCAAGCCTTCTGCTACCGCTTCAAACACAGTGTGATCGGGATCCAAAACAGGTTCCTGCGGCACATAAGCCAACCTGATTCCCGGTGCTCGCCACACACTGCCATCATCCAGATGAGATTCACCCGCAATTGCTTTCAGCATGCTGGACTTGCCAGTACCGTTACGGCCAATTAATCCAATACGCTCACCTGGTTCAAAAACAAGGCTAGCACCATCCAGAAGGGGGACGTGACCGTAAGCAAGGAAAGCATTATCAAGGGTAAGAAGTGGCATGGCAGGGAACAAAATTCAGTAGAAAAGCCGATCATTATACCATGCCCATTATCAAAAACATCGACTTACAGGTTATCGTGCCCCAAACAAACGCGCACCCTGAGTTGCACGCATACTCCCCATACCTATACTTGCTTTTTCACGCCTGTGACTGCACCCCAACTTATTACATTTTGTTACAGCAGTGGCGTCCAACCCTTTATCTACGCCTGCATATGGTAACCTTGTAAAATATGAAACACTCACACTCCAACATACTGATCGTGGATGATGATCGCGAACTAAGCGGCATGCTGAAGGAATACCTGCAAGGCCACGGACTCCAGGTTACATTAGCTGAAAATGGGAAAGAAATGGATCAGTTTCTGGCTGCAACTCCAGCCGATCTGATCTTGCTAGATTTAATGCTACCGGGTGAAGACGGCCTTTCTATTGCACGGCGTCTGTGCGCCAGCTCGCCGACTCCCATCATCATTATGTCCGCACGGGGTGAGGATATAGATCGCATTGTAGGGCTGGAAATCGGCGCAGATGATTATCTTTCTAAACCTTTTAATCCTCGAGAATTACTGGCAAGGGTACGTGCTGTTCTCCGCCGCCTCTCTCAACCAGAAGCTTCGCCACCTGAAAATACCATCACTTTCGGGCCGTTTCGGCTTGATCTTGGCGCTCATCAACTAAACCGGGACGGGGATGAAATACCCCTGACCACAGGTGAATTCACACTACTGAAAATTTTTGCACAACATCCTAATCGTGTTTTGAACAGGGATGAACTCTCCAGCCTGGCAGAAGGCTACGAGCGCATTCCTTTCGACCGCAGTATAGATGTACGCGTGACGCGCTTGCGGCGAAAAATTGAACCGGACATTTCTCGTCCAAAGTATATTCGCACAGTGTGGGGTGCGGGATATCTGTTTTCGCCCCAACCAGAAACCCCCTCGGAATAATGGCGCGCATTACCGCAACCCTTGCAGGTCGAATCGGATTTTTGTTTCTCGGCCTGACGCTTGTGCTGCAGATCATCACATTGTCCGTCACCAGCGCACTAATTTTTTACCCTGTAGTAAAAAACTCGGTAAATGATTTTGCTGCGCTCATCATTTTTTCCGCACAAACCTCGGTGGCATTACCAGCCGAACAGTTTGAACATTTCCGCTCAGAACTGCGCAGAATACACCGTATTGACATTAATCCTTCGACATATGAAACAGGTGATGAGACCAGTTATTTACCCTACGTTATGCTACTTGAAAATGCATTAACTAATCATTTAGGCATGCCGGTAAACGTACGTGCAGTGAAAGGCGAAAATAATCGATATCGCGTAGATTTCTCTTTGTCCGGGCGCGAAGTTCGTATTGAGTTTTCACGCGACCGGATCGGCACCAGCCCGATTCTTGCCATGCTGATAGTGATAGGTGGAACTTTCACATTGAGTGTGGTC is drawn from Sulfurirhabdus autotrophica and contains these coding sequences:
- a CDS encoding iron-containing alcohol dehydrogenase, which gives rise to MTNPAFSISRLPRIEFGSGCFKKIPALLGDFGKHVLIVTGDRSFRETPHWTWLSENLKQQNFTWDSLTVSGEPSPQLVDDAVARFKNVNIDVVLGIGGGSVLDAAKAIAGLLIPGSSVMDHLEGVGPELPYNGPSTPFIAVPTTAGTGSEATKNAVLSIQGSTGFKKSFRDELLVPQYAVVDPDLLSSCPPELIAANGMDAFTQLLESYVSSKANHFTDALALSGLNAVRDGLLPWFHNPEDSNGRERMAYAAMLSGITLAQVGLGSVHGLASPLGAFFPIPHGVVCGTLVATATEINIIAMTQREPANPALFKYAEIGRLLSGKTENEMNNASALIDLVKLLDDWTEQLCLPRLSNYGINESDFPHIVKNSRGSSMKTNPIVLEDTEISAILSRRI
- a CDS encoding LemA family protein; translated protein: MGMFGLITLTIIVIVGVYAIIAYNSLVMLKHNVSKAWANIDILLKQRHDELPKLVETCKQYMKFEQETLEKVMQARSQVSQAREKQDIGALGAAENTLRLGLGNLFAVAEAYPDLKTNETFQHLQARISGLENAIADRREFYNESVNVNNVRIEQFPDLIIARIFNFQPFDLLEFQAEELADVNVKQLFS
- a CDS encoding response regulator yields the protein MKHSHSNILIVDDDRELSGMLKEYLQGHGLQVTLAENGKEMDQFLAATPADLILLDLMLPGEDGLSIARRLCASSPTPIIIMSARGEDIDRIVGLEIGADDYLSKPFNPRELLARVRAVLRRLSQPEASPPENTITFGPFRLDLGAHQLNRDGDEIPLTTGEFTLLKIFAQHPNRVLNRDELSSLAEGYERIPFDRSIDVRVTRLRRKIEPDISRPKYIRTVWGAGYLFSPQPETPSE
- a CDS encoding antibiotic biosynthesis monooxygenase, yielding MHVTIVHIHVKMAHLEEFIAATQENHLASIKEPENLRFDVLQLPEELARFVLYEAYETANGAAAHKLTPHYLKWRDTVTDWMAEPRQGITYLGLLPSKENQ
- a CDS encoding EAL and HDOD domain-containing protein, which produces MLEKYLKFLKSDKSAPVKKQEKPIENVATEKDKAPLIPPLNPPVQVGRKIVDTQDVSPETIVTDVMEIETNGERAQGSQTLQRFLGHQPILDASHRVIGYELKLQNKRALPPTDAANTIQKMQDEMLIISVIDLDFQKALGNKLTFINLSPATLFNPLIEQLPKEKVCVAIHLEPGAPQPLFERCQELVKQGIPLALEDFEYVPQLDAFLKLSKYVRIDTRQYDALMLSEQIGKMKKVASPLFIAKNVETNDAFDAYKNLSFNSFQGYYFTKLQPDSPQRLDSNRIRVMEMLNMVMNHAEISELEQKVKLDAALSVKLLKYINCPANGLQQTIRSIGHALVLLGYDQLYRWLTLLMFTTGKADERSRALLKSALIRARFTETLGQRKLPPKDHGGLFIVGIFSVLDALLNAPMEQAMSKLNLPTPVVDAIMNRQGIYAPYLQLAIACENFDQEAIEQQAEACGFSADEVNLVHVKSLIWAEELEN
- a CDS encoding ATP-binding cassette domain-containing protein — its product is MPLLTLDNAFLAYGHVPLLDGASLVFEPGERIGLIGRNGTGKSSMLKAIAGESHLDDGSVWRAPGIRLAYVPQEPVLDPDHTVFEAVAEGLGNVSKLMLEYHEVTHSMGDPDADIDALMARMHDLQVELEALDGWQVQARVDTTLSRLSLPEDSKISELSGGLRKRVALARALVMEPEVLLLDEPTNHLDLSAIEWLEGLMREFKGSLLFITHDRRFLDNVANRIVELDRGKLTGFDGNFSAYQIKKAELLEIEAVHNDKFDKVLAQEEVWIRQGIKARGTRNEGRVRRLEALRRERAQRREQSGNVNLNVEAGERSGKLVAELEHVSKSYDHKTVISDFSCRIMRGDKIGLIGPNGAGKSTLLKMILGQLEPDQGVVTLGTKLSVAYFDQFREQLDDEATVIDTISQGSDFVEINGERKHVISYLEDFLFAPQRARSPVKSLSGGERNRLLLARLFTRPANVLVLDEPTNDLDIETLELLEALLQEYTGTVLLVSHDRTFLDNVVTQVVAFEGDGKLQEYVGGYDDWVRYKKAQTASSAKKTETPAVKQKPVEAKPAARAKLSYKESRELEALPQQIQALEKEQAAITEKLADTSLYQTQPDEVKALQARFAEIDEEMLLALARWEELEVK
- a CDS encoding DUF1631 domain-containing protein; amino-acid sequence: MKTASNQNVVHINKFEKSRISSSSTTQFLNDSRDMAASKLVNALSDMLGKAVDEFFLLSETNTGFEMRNLYMEAMTLARDKRAILESAFKQQFLQSFAKETRKDKNASFSASASLESDFSLVDPDELEESLAAINIANNIHGTCAEALFGIEKRIGILLHDPELSNHNNPIGPEVIGAAFMEALKDWNCDVKVKLLLVRLFNKYMPDQLKDMYQEINQHLVEKGVLPKIRVGMKKQASSASASGMTLPAGGIAAGQPVVGGNELFATLQQLLTLGGGGMGISQPGVAGGFTGGVAGNGSAIGSSAGGIAGIPAQIGSGVMEALNKLQHGQIEGFVSNGGALDAAAFTGGRTNVLREIKSSSVANTLGHVDSMTLDIVAMLFDYILDDRNIPDAIKALIGRLQIPMLKVAMMDKTFFSQKSHPARKFLDTLAGAAIGWDEAEGHQGGLYKLVDSLVQKVLNEFEDEVGIFVEVEEELEQFLAAEKHQADELTGRSAQVIHHQEREEIAKIMAHDEVRRRIHAQHLPEVIRNFLTGYWKPLLTSAYIQTGEDGVRWNNAIDTMDNLVWSVTSKPAPEDRKKLVSLLPGLLKRLQDGMETAGMPEEERNAFFSTLVRCHADAVKSGLQTTAEASAAEEFNASELDLPDDFALDLSSDAEAHMDFEEIALPATPLEPDFNLLQEISNIADEHTVNKTNELTLSDDNWQADPEVEGDDYTAMVSRLKRGTWIEFLQTDGTSTRAKLAWVSPMKGLYLFTNRLGERAVSITPSGLEMKFRDGLAEIINDDNLVDRAVSNLLDRLNQPVSAIE